In Salvelinus namaycush isolate Seneca chromosome 15, SaNama_1.0, whole genome shotgun sequence, a genomic segment contains:
- the LOC120059917 gene encoding interleukin-17A-like, protein MDLKSNVSKYLVVCCVSMLLGLTMAKGKKGTKERCNETLIIPSDFYKIPTEESEGNGNIHTRSLSPWTWKTTTVENRLPQTMWEAECSFMYCDNPTNSSQYMRYGQNSVPIYQQVLVLYTSATRKCYSASFVSVAVGCTCAWARTS, encoded by the exons ATGGATCTCAAAAGCAACGTTTCGAAGTACCTG GTTGTGTGCTGTGTGTCTATGCTGCTGGGCCTGACCATGGCGAAAGGAAAGAAGGGGACAAAGGAGAGGTGTAACGAAACACTGATCATCCCTTCAGACTTCTACAAGATTCCCACAGAGGAATCAGAGGGAAATGGGAACATTCACACACGCTCTCTGTCACCCTGGACCTGGAA AACCACTACAGTGGAGAACCGTCTTCCTCAGACCATGTGGGAGGCCGAGTGCAGCTTTATGTACTGTGACAACCCCACCAACAGCAGCCAGTACATGCGCTACGGGCAGAACTCTGTACCTATCTACCAGCAGGTCTTGGTACTCTACACTTCAGCCACCAGGAAGTGCTACAGCGCCTCTTTCGTGTCTGTTGCCGTGGGGTGCACCTGTGCCTGGGCAAGGACTAGTTGA